From a single Solanum dulcamara chromosome 4, daSolDulc1.2, whole genome shotgun sequence genomic region:
- the LOC129884321 gene encoding uncharacterized protein LOC129884321, with translation MSQRDLNFRQWHWIKLLADYDISILCHSGKASVVVDTLSRKAGSIGSLAYLPTVERPLALDIQSLANRIVMVDISDYGLILDFVRALSFVLDKIHGRQFEDGALYIPNEFHVFRYDSVKMDNRLTFVEESITILPRDVFQLF, from the exons ATGAGTCAGAGGGACCTTAATTTTAGACAGTGGCACTGGATTAAGCTTTTAGCagattatgacatctctatcctctGCCATTCGGGCAAGGCGAGTGTAGTAGTAGACACCTTGAGCCGAAAAGCAGGCAGTAtaggtagtttagcttacttgcCTACTGTTGAGCGacccctagccttggacatccagTCTTTGGCTAATAGGATAGTCATGGTGGACATCTCAGATTATGGACTAATTTTGGATTTTGTGAGagctctttcatttgtattggATAAGATTCATGGtcgacagtttgaggatggagcattg TACATTCCAAATGAGTTCCACGTGTTTCGGTATGATTCTGTTAAGATGGATAATCGCCTGACCTTTGTTGAGGAATCGATTACTATATTACCCAGAGATGTTTTCCAGTTGTTCTAG